A genomic window from Candidatus Protochlamydia phocaeensis includes:
- a CDS encoding biotin--[acetyl-CoA-carboxylase] ligase produces MRSHLHYHFETIDSTNTWAKKNVDQLAPEGITLITASEQTGGRGRFKRRWESPPDVNIYATFCFFVEPNRPDIGHIPQLMALATVDVLEELEFAPSLKWPNDVLLQDKKVSGILCETVLAEQRRCIICGIGLNVNMPSTLLKKINRPATSLLVESQRSFEINPILKRLEESFGQHLARFLKEGFSPFFETFRAKSYFQLGQKVRFQDSQGPIEGLFETLETDGSVRLRLPNGISKAFYAGEFIS; encoded by the coding sequence ATGCGCTCTCATCTTCATTACCATTTTGAGACAATTGATTCTACTAATACATGGGCAAAGAAAAATGTTGATCAGCTCGCTCCTGAAGGAATAACCTTGATTACAGCTTCAGAGCAAACAGGAGGAAGAGGTCGCTTTAAACGCCGATGGGAGTCCCCTCCCGATGTCAATATTTATGCGACTTTTTGCTTTTTTGTTGAGCCTAATCGCCCGGATATTGGGCATATTCCTCAATTGATGGCTTTAGCGACTGTTGATGTTCTTGAAGAATTGGAATTTGCTCCGTCTCTCAAATGGCCGAATGATGTGCTTTTGCAAGACAAAAAAGTCAGTGGCATTTTATGTGAAACTGTTTTAGCCGAGCAACGGCGCTGCATTATTTGTGGAATTGGTTTAAATGTTAACATGCCGTCCACCCTTCTAAAAAAAATTAATCGCCCGGCCACATCTTTATTGGTTGAAAGCCAGCGTTCATTTGAAATCAATCCCATTTTAAAAAGGCTGGAAGAGAGTTTTGGCCAGCATCTAGCCCGTTTCTTAAAAGAAGGATTTTCTCCTTTCTTCGAAACTTTCAGAGCTAAATCCTATTTTCAATTGGGGCAAAAAGTTCGCTTTCAAGATAGTCAAGGCCCGATTGAAGGACTTTTTGAAACTTTGGAAACCGATGGATCCGTTCGATTGCGTTTGCCTAACGGGATATCTAAAGCCTTTTATGCAGGTGAATTTATTTCTTAA